AAGCATATAAAACCCAAGGTGATGGTGTTTGGAGGCATTTTAAAAGAGGAAAAGAAAAGCAAGGCTGGTATTTTTCTGGTGTAGCATTAAACAGTACCTATGGATTGGGTGAGGAAGAAATTCCCGATTTCTTTAAAGAGTTTATTGAAAAAGTTAATCGATTTTGGAGTTGATGTAAGCCGAAAGTTCATATTGGAAGTTTCGTCTTTTTTTATAATGACCAACCACCTCATGTAGAAAATAAATCATGAAGTGGTTGAAAGAATATCAGCTCTGTTTGGCTTTGTAGCTTGGTACCATTGTAAACATAAGATAAATATTAAGATAGCATCAATGAGATCGCCACCATAGTACATGAGCATTCCTCCAGCCTGGGCTTGCGTTTCGGGTACGCCTGATGGGGGATGAGCGAAAATGTATTTTGAAAGAACCCCGTGTGCTCCAAGTGTTACAACAAAAACAGATGTTCGATAAGGAAAGCTGTAACGGTGAGGGATGGGGTCGAGATATATCATGGATGCTGTAAATACATACCCTGCAACCAAAATATGAACATGAACAAAAATATGTAACATTATATTCTGATGCATAGCATGATACATGTTTGTTGTATAAAGGACCCATAAACCACCAACGTTTAGGATGGAGGCCGTAATCGGATTAGTAAGAAAGAAAATCGGCCTACTTTTTAGGATTGTCGAGAGTCGACGAGCCCGTTGTATGGGAAGCGTCCTCAACAGGAGAGTCATAGGTTTGGCAAGGACTAGCAGTAGAGGAGCTAGCATCCCAAGTAACAAGTGACTAATCATATGATACATGAAGTCCAGGTGAGCCTTTTGTGCAACTGGCCCAATTACAGCGAGAAGGGCTGAAACCATTCCTAGGAGCCAAAATCCAGCTCGGTAGCGTGGCCATTTTTTAAAACGTTTATTGGAGATGAAGATTGCACTTATGTATCCAATAGATAAAAGAAATAATAGACAAGTCCAAAAGAGGGGAGATATGAATCCACTCATCCCCATCATTGAATGATGCATTATGAGACTCCCTCGCTAGTTGAAAGAGAGGACTTTTTTGTTTGTGATAATAAATAGAGCCCTACTACAATCATAATAGCAGCAATAATATTCCAGACAAGGTCATAGGGGAAGATGTCCACGTTATACCGTATTTGATGAATTCTCATCCACTTATGCTGAATGATGCCATCATAGAGTTGAAAAGCACCGCCTCCGAATAATATACCTCCGAACCATCTTTTCGGCCAAAACGCGTGCTTACGATGTAGATCTGCGAGTAAAAAGGAAGAACCAATGGTAGCAAACCAGCTAAAGCTGTGAAATATCCCGTCCCATATTAGCCCCCATTCTGGTGTAGATAAATCATAAAAATGATGCCAATGGAGTAATTGATGGAATACTGCCTCATCGACGAAGGCAACAAACCCCAATCCCAATAGTGCACCTGCCCAAACATTTTGTGATAAGTATTTGCCACGGTTCGGGTTCATAAGTGATGTTTGTGTACTCATACTGGACCCTCCGAAAGATACATAATCTTCTCTCAGTTTGCCCTATTATATTAAAATATAGTCTTCCTTACACGATCATTAGCCCAATAAAAGCAGAACAAATTCCTAGTACTATAGAGGATGAAACATATATAATAGCTAGTTTCGTTTTCTTTTGATGGATTAACGTGGTGATTTCGTAACCAAAGGTGGAGAAAGTGGTAAACGCACCACAAAAACCGATGCCAAATAGAAACCAAACATATTCGTGAATGAGATGATCCATATGAAGGTTAGCTAACACTCCCAATATGAAAGAACCAGTGATGTTTACAATCCAAGTAGCCAATGGAAAGGGGCTAGATGAACGGTTATTTATAATCTGACTGACCCAAAATCGGAAAGCTGCTCCTAACGAACCACCCAATCCTACTAACCAAATCATGTTCTTTCCTCCTTCTGTCCACGGATTAGAACTAATTTCCTTCCAGCCAATACTAGCAATACGCCTATAATCATAGATAAAAGAACGTAAAAGAAGGCCATTATAAATTGCTCATTCTCTATTAAATGAATCGTCTCGACTGAAAAGGTGGAGAATGTAGTAAACGAACCTATTAACCCTGTACCAAAGAACATTTGAACCTCTGGTCTTTTTTTTGTTCTAGTACCGATAAAAGTTAACAGCCATCCTAATAGAAAACATCCTGTTAAATTCACAAATAATGTTCCAACTGGAAAACCACTTCCTGAGTGGAGCCATTCACCCAGTGTGTACCTTAATATACTTCCGGTAAAACCACCGGTTGTGACATAAAGGAGAGGTTTGAAATTCATTTTTCATCGCTCCTTTTAGAAAATAAAAACTCCTACTAAAGTAAAGTGTCTCTAGTAGGAGTATACCGATTATGATTTAAATCTTCCATGTATGTTTCCATATTTATAGGTTGGGAATGCAAATTCATATAGTTCAAGGGAAAGGGCCAAGTACCTTTTTTCTAAAAGATGAGAGAAGTGACTCTTCAGAACTGCAAACATTTCTTCACAAGTGGCCTTTTTGTCTACACCTGAACGCCCATTTCCGATTTTTAGTGTTACATGGACAAATGCGTCATCCTCAGCTCCATCAGCTATTCGATATTGATTCAATTCAATTGCTCTGGAGCGAATCCCTCCAATAGGGAAGATAGAAGGACGTGAAATGAGAACATGGTGTAGCTTTTCAAGTAATACGTCTATATTTACCTCGTTCTTTATATTATCTGTATATTCAACAATAATATGAGGCATACCGATCCTCCTTATCTATTAAACAATTCATCTCCAACAATTTGATTTAATAGCTGTCCAATCCCTTCGATTTCCGTAATGATTTCATCACCAATATTAACTTTCGTTACACCTTCAGGAGTACCCGTTAATATAAGATCTCCAGGATTTAGTGTCATAAAGCTACTTAAATACTCAATCAATGCAGGAATGTCGAAAATCATGTCTCGAGTATTACCTTCTTGGGTCAGTTTACCATTTACATATGTTCGTAATGAAAGGTTCATTGGATCTTTTATATCATCTCTGTCGACGAACCAGGGCCCTATTGGGGTGCCGCCATCTCTGTTCTTTACGCGTAGATTCGGACGATAATAGTTTTCTAGATAATCTCGTATTGCGTAGTCATTCGCTATTGTGTAGCCAGAAACATATTCATATGCCTTCTCTTTTTTCACATATTTAGCACGTTTACCGATAACAACAGCTAGTTCACATTCATAGTGCATATGTGTAGCATCATGCGGAAGACGAGTTTGACCGTTATGCCCTACAAAGGTATTTTTTCCTTTTAAAAAGACGAGTGGTTCCTTTGGGGCGTTAAACGTTAACTCTTTTGCATGGTCCGCATAATTTAGTCCAAGTACAAAGGTAGTCTGTGCTTCGACTGGAGGAAGCCAAACTACTTCATCGAAGTCGACTAATCTTCCATCTTCTAACTGGAGCTTTCCATCTTGTTCGACTGCTTGATAAATAGATCCATATACGGCTACTCTTGCATGTTTCATAATAGCTCACTCCTTCCTAAGGAATGTTCAGCAACCACTCTGTTCTCAAGTGAACCAATCCCTTCAACTTCAATTCGAACCACGTCATTGGCTTTTACAATAGGTGTACCTTCGGGAACTCCAACTAATAAAACATCCCCCTCATATAAAGTCATAAATTCCGTTACATCAGATAGTAGTCGAGAAGTGGAACGGATAAGATTTGAAGTCGTATTTTCCTGGGCCAGGTTTTCATTCACGTAGACTCTTATGGAAAGAGAGTCTGGATTTTTAACCGATTCTTGTTCTATCACCCAAGGTCCAATAGGACAAAAACCATCTCGAGCTTTATGTTTGACTGCAGGGCGGAAGTAGCTTTCATGTGGAACACTTACATCATTTGCGATGACGTATCCTTTTATGTAATTATGGGCATCTGACTCTTTAATACGGGTTGCTGTTTTTCCTATGACAATACCAAGTGCTGCCCCTACTTCTAGCTCTGTCACATCAGAAGGAAGGGGAATATCATGATTAGTCCCAATAATCGTATTTTTAGGCTTTATATATAGGATGGGTGCTTTGGGTGGTTCATTATAAGGTTTTTCGTAAAGCTGTTTCCCTAAAGCTTCAAGGTTCCCTTGATAGTTTAGTAGAGTCCCATAGATCGTACCCGAGATTGGAGCATCTATGTTTAGCTCTCCGAAGTTAAACAAATGATCCTGTATGGATACAGTACGATTAGTAAAATCGACGTTTCCCTGGACTAGCTGATGTTTTCCCGTTAATTTTATGGTTGCTAATGCCACAAATATCACTCCTTTATGGTTGAATGTTCACGAAAAGTATCAATAAAGTGCTGTGCACTCTTGGAAAGGTAACGGTCTTTTAACCAAATTACTGCTGATTCGGATTGAATTTTTGAATTCTGTAGTTCGAGTGTAACCGTGTTGGTTGTGTGTAACGAAAGTAGAGTTGATTTAGGAACAAGAGTTGCACCCACTCCTGCATCCACCAAAGATAGTAGCATGGCTGCATCTGGACATTCGCAAACAACGTGGGGTTTGAACCCATGTCGCTTACATTCATCAAGAATCATTTCATACTGTCCGGTTCCGTTAATTCTGTGAAGTAGTAATAAGGGAAGGTTTTGTAGTTCTTTCATTTCTATAGAAGTTGTATTTCTAAACTGGTGTTCCCACTTCTGGGGTATGACCGCTACATAAGGCTCGCTCGGTAGTTGGATCATTGAAAAGTCATCGGTATCAAGCGGGAGACGGATGACGGCCACTTCAATGACCCTGTTTCGCAATAACTCACTAACAAAATAGGTGTCTCCTTCTCTGAGGTGGAACGTTACATTAGGATAGGTTTCCCGGAAGTAGCGGATTTTTTCTGGTAAATAAGAAAAGCAAGTTTTGACTGACCCGATCGATAGGATACCTCGAAGTCCATCCCCAGTTTCTTTTACTTCAGATTTAGTGTCTTCTAATTCTGCCAGTAGCCTCGTCGCTTTTTTATATAAAATCTCCCCTGCAGAGGTTAGTTCCATATTTCTTCCTTGACGTTCCATTAACTTGACACCTAGCTCTACTTCTAGCTGTTTGAGCTGCTGACTTAGAGGAGGTTGGGCCATATGGAGTTTCTTGGCTGCGCGTGTAATTTGACCTTCTTTGGCAATTGTACAGAAATAATGCAGCTGCTTAATGTCCATTTATCCTTGATTTGCCTCCTTTAACCATATTTTTTTCGTATGGGAAACCAATAAAATAGATATTTTTCCTATAGGATAGCACATGCTACAGTTAAAATGTAAGGGTTTTCATAAAATTTAAAATATTGTGTGATCAAAATCAATGACAAAGTTGAAAACAAATGAATGAAAAGTAAGGAGTGGACAGTTATGCAAAGGTATGAAGAGGCAAAGAAAAGAATTAGAGGTTCGATTGCACCTATTATTACTCCATTTTTTGAGGATGGTACGCTTGATTTAGATTCATTAGAAAATCTGATTAACTGGCATATTGAGAGTGGCAGTCATGGGATTTCAGTAACAGGAACTACAGGTGAACCGAGCTCTTTAACGATCGATGAGCGTGTCAGAGTGATGGAAAGAGCAAAGGATGCTGTGGGGGGAAGAGTTCCATTTGTCCCAGGTTCAGGCTCCACTAACCACGAGGAAACTTTATATTTAACGAAGAAAGCAGAGGAACTAGGAGCTGACGCTGCTCTTGTGATTGTTCCTTATTACAATAAACCTTCACAGCACGCTTTATATAAACACTTCAAGGCTGTAGCTGATTCTGTTTCTATTCCTATTATTGTCTACAATATTCCTGGTCGAACGGGGACTAATTTAGAAGTAAAAACTCTAGCCCGACTAAATGAAGACTGCCCAAACATTATCGGAGTGAAGGAATCCAATAAGGACTTTGAGCATGTAAACCGTGTGCTATTAAATTGCGGAAGAGACTTTAATTTATATTCAGGAATTGAGCTACTTTGCTACCCAATGCTTGCCATAGGAGGTGCTGGGTCAATTAGTGCAACAGCTAATATTGCACCAGGGAAGGTTGCAGAACTACACGATGCGTGGTTTGAAGGGAATCATGAAAAGGCACTTTCTCTTCATTATGAACTTATGCCATTAAATGATGTGTTGTTTAGAGATACGAATCCTGCACCGGTTAAGGCAGCGTTAGGTATGCTTGGGAAAATAAAGCCAGTATTACGTTTGCCGATGGATGTACCTTCGAAAGAAATTCAGGATGAGATTCGTCAGGTTCTTCGTCAGTATGTTGAGGTGTCGGTGGAGTAGGAGAAGGCGTGCTGAGTTCTGGGTTCTGAAAAAAAGTGTTGAGTTCTGAAAAAGGTGGGCCGAGTTCTGAAAAGAGTGGGCTGAGTTCTGAAAAAGGTGGACTGAGTTCTGAAAAGAGTGGGCTGAGTTCTGAAAAGAGTACGTTGAATTCTGAAAAGAGAGAGCCGAGTTCTGAAAAAGACTAAGCTATGTTCAAAAAGTAGAACGCTCACCTCTGAAACAATCGGCTTGGCCCATCAAACTAGACACTCAGCCAAGATTACTAGAAGAAAGGGTGATAACCATTGCAAAATCAGACAGTAAAACAAGAAGGAGCTCTTTTACACAAAAAAGTAGAAGATATCAAGCTTTATATAAATGGTCAATTCGTTGAAGCCAAGTCAGGGTCTACGATAGAGAATGTTAATCCTTTTACAAATGAGGCTATAAACCTTACTGCAGAAGGTAGACAAGAGGATATTAAAAATGCCGTTGAAGCTGCCAAGGATGCTTTTGAAAAAGGGCCATGGGGTTACATGAAACAATCAGAACGGATGAAGTATATAAATCGAATTGCAGATTTAATAGATGAAGAGAGCGCAGAACTGGCATATTTGGAGTCACTAGATACAGGACTTCCTATTGCTCAGACAAAGAAAATGGCTGCTCGTGCTGCAGAGAATTTCCGATTCTATGCCCGAATGGTCGAGTCGAGACTACATGGAGAATCTTATCCAGTAGGTGATGAGTTTATCAACTATACGGTGTATAAACCACTGGGGCCGGTTGGGCTCATTACACCATGGAATGCTCCATTCATGCTTACAACATGGAAGGTTGCTCCTGCATTAGCCACTGGAAATACGGTCATTTTAAAACCTGCTGAATTGTCTCCGTTAACAGCTAACAAGTTAGCGGAAATCATTCATAAAGCAGGAGTACCAGAAGGTGTTTTTAATGTCGTGCACGGCTATGGAGAAACAGCCGGTGCTTCTTTAGTCGCACACCCAGACGTCAAAGCGATTTCTTTTACTGGAGAAACGGTTACGGGTTCAACGATCATGAAGAATGCAGCTGACACGTTAAAGAAAACCTCAATGGAACTAGGTGGGAAGTCACCACTTATCGTGTTTGAGGATGCAGACTTTGATAAAGCACTAGATGCTGCCGTGTGGGGAATATTCTCTTTCAATGGTGAACGCTGCACAGCAAACTCTCGTGTTTTTCTACACAAAAACATTAAAGATAGATTCATAGCAGCTCTCAAAGAGAGAGTGGAAAACATTATTATCGGTGATCCACTAAGTGGTAGTACTCAACTAGGCCCGCTAATTGACCAGGGACATTTTAATAAGGTCACGCAATACATCGAAATCGCGAAACAAGAGGGTTGTGAAGTTATTCAAGGAAATGTGCCAGAAGAGTTTTCAAAAGGTAATTTCGTACCACCTACACTTCTTCTCAATGCAAAAAATGAAATGAAGGTTTGCCAAGAGGAAATCTTCGGACCGGTCATGGCAGTAATCGAATTTGAATCGGAAGAAGAAGTAGTACGTGCGGCTAATGATGTGAAATATGGTCTTGCAGGTTATGTATGGACCAATGATATTAAGCGAGGTCATCGTGTAGCTCAAGCTATTGATGCTGGAATGATCTGGATTAACGCACAGAATGTCCGTGACTTAAGAATTCCGTTCGGTGGAATGAAGCAAAGCGGATTAGGCCGTGAAGGTGGTCATTATGCCATCTTTGAATTTTATACAGAACCAAAGGCGATTCATGTAGCGATTGGGGATATTCACATACCTCAGTTCGGAAAGAAGAAATAGGGGGAGATTCAATTGCCGGCAAAAACGGGAAAGCAATATATCGAACGTTTAAAGAAAGCAAATAATAACGTTTATATACATGGAGAAAGAGTAGATGATGTAACGGAACATCCTGCGTTTAAGAACGTCATTGAGTCAATGGCACACTTATATGACCTTCAACATGAAAAGCCAGAAAAAATGCTATATACGTCTCCGACCACTGGTGACAAGGTTGGAATGACTTTCTTGCAGCCTAAGACTATTGATGATGTGATAAAAAGAAGAGAAGCTATTCAGGAGTGGGCGCTAACTTCAGGTGGAATGATGGGGCGGTCTCCAGATTATCTAAATGCTGAAGTGATGGCGATGGGAGTTTCCAATGATCTTTTTGCTGAAGCCGATCCAATGTTCGCTGAAAACGCACGGAAATACTATGAGTATGCTCGTGAAAATGACATTAGTTTAACGCACACTTTAATACACCCACAAGTTAACAGAGCCAAAGCTCAATATGAACAGAAAGATGCAAATGTTGCTTTACATTTAAAAGAAAAAACCAAAGACGGAATTTATGTAGATGGTATTCGATTGTTAGCCACTCAGGGTGGGATTACAGACGAAATTCTCGTGTTCCCTTCAACAGTAAAGAAAGCAGGGGAACTTGATGACCCGTATTCACTAGCTTTTGTCATTCCAAATAATACACCAGGATTAAAATTCATTAGCCGTGAATCTTTTGACTATGGGAAGAACAAATGGGATCATCCACTTTCTTCTCGATTTGAAGAAGGAGATGCGATTGTTTCCTTTGAAAATGTATTTGTTCCTTGGGAGCGAGTGTTCGTATGCGGGAATTCTTCCATCTGCAACCGGACATTCCGTGAAACAAATGCTGTGGTACACATGGCCCATCAAGTACTAGCCAAGAATGTTGTAAAGACTGAGTTTTTACTTGGTGTTGCTTTAAGTATTATGGATGCGATTGGTATTGACCAATTCCAGCATGTTCAGGACAAAGGAACAGAAATTATGCTGACACTTGAAACAATGAAATCCCACCTCTATAGAGCTGAGAATAATGCGAAATTAGATAAATGGGGTACGATGACACCTGATTTTGAGGCGTTAAATGCTGCAAGAAACTGGTACCCAAGGGTGTATCCACGTCTAGTAGAAATTGTTAGAGTTTTAGGAGCATCTGGCTTAATGGGAATTCCAACAGAAGCAGACTTCAACCATGAAGAAATCGGACCTATCATTCACAGAGGGCTTCAAGGGAAAAATCTTGAAGGCTATGAACGAGTTCAGCTATTCCGCCTTGCTTGGGATATGACCATGAGTGCATTTGGTAGTAGACAAATGCATTATGAATACTATTTCTTTGGAGATCCAGTTCGAATGGGTATGGCTTACTTCGATGGATATGAAAAAGAAGAGTTTAAACAAAGAGTTCGTGACTTTCTTGGAAAAGGAAGTACAACGAACTTCTCAAAAGTATAGGAGGTGTTCGGAGTGAACTTCAATATCATTCGTGCTGCAAGAGCCGTTCTTCACGTCACAGATCTAGAAGCCTCTCGTAAGTTTTATGTAAATACTCTTGGCTTTGTTGAAACGGAATCGGATGAACAACATTTATATTTACGTGGTCTTGAGGAACATAGTCATCACTGCCTTTTATTGAAAAAAGCAGAAAAACCTGCTGTTGAAGTAATGGGCTATCGGGTATATTCAGAAGTTGAGCTAGATGTACTAGCAGAATTCTTTGCAGATAAAGGATTAAAAACAAAATGGATGGAAGCTGGTACCCAAAAAGCAATGGGTAGGGCCTTACGTGTTGAGGATGTTTCGGGATTACCATTAGAATTTTATGCAAAAATGGATACAGTTGAAAGGATGCTCCAACGATATGACCTTTATAAAGGAGCTAAAGTACAGCGTATTGACCATTTTAACTGCATGGTTCCGGATGTGGAGAAAGCCTATGATTTTTATATCAATGAACTAGGGTTTTCATGCTCAGAATATACGGCTTCTGAAGGGGAAAGAATTTGGGCAGCCTGGTTACATCGAAAACCAAGTGTACACGATGTTGCTTTTATGAATGGAAAAGGCCCTAGGCTCCATCATGTTGGTTTTTGGCTGAGTGATCCAATGAGCCTTATTAACGCTTGCGATGTATTAGCTGCAAGTGGATATACAGCTAGTTTAGAAAGAGGACCAGGACGACATGGTTTATCCAATGCCTTTTTCCTCTATTTAAGAGATCCGGATGGTCATCGAATTGAGCTTTACAAAGGAGACTATTTAACAAGTGATCCTGATTTCAAGCCAGTAAGATGGGATATTAACGATAAACGTAGACAGACATTCTGGGGGCATGAGGCACCAGATTGTTGGTTTAACGAAGCCTCAGAGGTTCTTAATTTGGATGCTGAAAAAACAGTAGACCTAGAAGAAGCAAAGCTAAAGCAGCATAAACCAACATTTGTTATATAAACAAGCGTAGCGGGAAGAATCTATCGGAGTCTTCCCGTTTCTACTACTACTCAAGAATATGGTTTAATAGATGTGGAGGTGTTTATTTTGACACTCGAAAGAAAAAGATTATTTATTGATGGTCAATGGATGGAAGCGAAAGATTATCAGACACTTTTATCTCCTTATAATGAAAAGGAGATTGCCGAAATTCCGATGGCAACATCTGAAGAGGTAGAAAAAGCAATTGTTGCTGCCTATCGTGCTAAAAAGAAAATGGCCAAAATGCCTCTGCATGAACGTTCTACTATTTTATCTAAATTAGCTCAATTGTTAGAGGATCGATTTGATGAAGCTGCTACTTTAATTGCTTTAGAAGCAGCGAAACCCATCGAGACAGCAAAAGCAGAAGTAAAAAGAACCATTCAAACGTACAAGTTTGCTGCATCTGAAACGAATCGAATTGGTGGAGAGACACTTCCGCTTGATGCTGCACCAGGTGGAGAAAACCGATTAGCCTACACAGTTCGAGAACCTCTTGGTGTTATTGGTGCAATTACTCCTTTTAATTTTCCAATGAATCTTGTTGCCCATAAAATTGGGCCAGCGATTGCAACGGGTAATACAGTTGTTTTAAAACCAGCCTCCCAAACACCGCTCTCTTCATTTTTTGTAGCTGAGCTTTTACAAGAAGCGGGACTACCAGATGGAGCTCTAAATGTCGTAACAGGAAGCGGAAAAGTGGTAGGGGATCAAATCGTTACAGACGATCGCGTCAGTATGATTACCTTTACAGGTAGTCCTGAAGTTGGAATTGGAATTCGGAATAAAGCAGGGTTAAAACGAGTGACATTAGAATTAGGATCTAACTCCGCTGTCATAGTTGATAAAGAGGTTAATATAGATAAAATAATAGACCGATGTGTTACGGGAGCATTTAACTTTCAAGGTCAGGTCTGTATTTCTCTACAAAGAGTGTATGTCCATAGTGAAAAATACGACGAGTTTGTGGATAAATTTGTCCGAAAGACAAGGCAGTTAAAAGTTGGGGACCCAATGGATTCACAAACAGATGTTTCTGCACTAATCTCTAAAGGAGATATAAAACGTGCAATCAGTTGGATTGAGGAAGCCAAGGAAGGTGGAGCTACTCTTTTAGCGGGAGGTTCTTCTGAAGGTAATATCTTATTACCAACTGTCCTTACAAATGTAGATGCTTCCCATAAGGTTTCTTGTCAGGAAGTGTTTGCACCTATTGTTATTATCAATAAAGTTTCTTCAGTTGAGGAAGCGATTAACCATGTTAATGATTCAAGATATGGATTGCAAGCTGGTATTTATACTGATAATCTAAATTTAGCTTTACAAGCAGTTGATGATTTAGAAGTTGGTGGTGTTATGATTAACGACATCCCTACCTATAGAGTTGACCACATGCCATATGGTGGCGTTAAAGAGAGTGGAACAGGTAGAGAAGGTATTAAATACGCCATTGAAGAAATGACAGAAATGAAGCTTGTTGTTATTAACCGGAATTAGGGAGGGTTTTGAGATGGATGATCG
This DNA window, taken from Bacillus carboniphilus, encodes the following:
- a CDS encoding cytochrome c oxidase assembly protein; translation: MHHSMMGMSGFISPLFWTCLLFLLSIGYISAIFISNKRFKKWPRYRAGFWLLGMVSALLAVIGPVAQKAHLDFMYHMISHLLLGMLAPLLLVLAKPMTLLLRTLPIQRARRLSTILKSRPIFFLTNPITASILNVGGLWVLYTTNMYHAMHQNIMLHIFVHVHILVAGYVFTASMIYLDPIPHRYSFPYRTSVFVVTLGAHGVLSKYIFAHPPSGVPETQAQAGGMLMYYGGDLIDAILIFILCLQWYQATKPNRADILSTTS
- a CDS encoding DUF2243 domain-containing protein; translation: MSTQTSLMNPNRGKYLSQNVWAGALLGLGFVAFVDEAVFHQLLHWHHFYDLSTPEWGLIWDGIFHSFSWFATIGSSFLLADLHRKHAFWPKRWFGGILFGGGAFQLYDGIIQHKWMRIHQIRYNVDIFPYDLVWNIIAAIMIVVGLYLLSQTKKSSLSTSEGVS
- the crcB gene encoding fluoride efflux transporter CrcB, whose product is MIWLVGLGGSLGAAFRFWVSQIINNRSSSPFPLATWIVNITGSFILGVLANLHMDHLIHEYVWFLFGIGFCGAFTTFSTFGYEITTLIHQKKTKLAIIYVSSSIVLGICSAFIGLMIV
- the crcB gene encoding fluoride efflux transporter CrcB — protein: MNFKPLLYVTTGGFTGSILRYTLGEWLHSGSGFPVGTLFVNLTGCFLLGWLLTFIGTRTKKRPEVQMFFGTGLIGSFTTFSTFSVETIHLIENEQFIMAFFYVLLSMIIGVLLVLAGRKLVLIRGQKEERT
- a CDS encoding 5-carboxymethyl-2-hydroxymuconate Delta-isomerase, which gives rise to MPHIIVEYTDNIKNEVNIDVLLEKLHHVLISRPSIFPIGGIRSRAIELNQYRIADGAEDDAFVHVTLKIGNGRSGVDKKATCEEMFAVLKSHFSHLLEKRYLALSLELYEFAFPTYKYGNIHGRFKS
- a CDS encoding fumarylacetoacetate hydrolase family protein, with the protein product MKHARVAVYGSIYQAVEQDGKLQLEDGRLVDFDEVVWLPPVEAQTTFVLGLNYADHAKELTFNAPKEPLVFLKGKNTFVGHNGQTRLPHDATHMHYECELAVVIGKRAKYVKKEKAYEYVSGYTIANDYAIRDYLENYYRPNLRVKNRDGGTPIGPWFVDRDDIKDPMNLSLRTYVNGKLTQEGNTRDMIFDIPALIEYLSSFMTLNPGDLILTGTPEGVTKVNIGDEIITEIEGIGQLLNQIVGDELFNR
- a CDS encoding fumarylacetoacetate hydrolase family protein; its protein translation is MALATIKLTGKHQLVQGNVDFTNRTVSIQDHLFNFGELNIDAPISGTIYGTLLNYQGNLEALGKQLYEKPYNEPPKAPILYIKPKNTIIGTNHDIPLPSDVTELEVGAALGIVIGKTATRIKESDAHNYIKGYVIANDVSVPHESYFRPAVKHKARDGFCPIGPWVIEQESVKNPDSLSIRVYVNENLAQENTTSNLIRSTSRLLSDVTEFMTLYEGDVLLVGVPEGTPIVKANDVVRIEVEGIGSLENRVVAEHSLGRSELL
- a CDS encoding LysR family transcriptional regulator, encoding MDIKQLHYFCTIAKEGQITRAAKKLHMAQPPLSQQLKQLEVELGVKLMERQGRNMELTSAGEILYKKATRLLAELEDTKSEVKETGDGLRGILSIGSVKTCFSYLPEKIRYFRETYPNVTFHLREGDTYFVSELLRNRVIEVAVIRLPLDTDDFSMIQLPSEPYVAVIPQKWEHQFRNTTSIEMKELQNLPLLLLHRINGTGQYEMILDECKRHGFKPHVVCECPDAAMLLSLVDAGVGATLVPKSTLLSLHTTNTVTLELQNSKIQSESAVIWLKDRYLSKSAQHFIDTFREHSTIKE
- the hpaI gene encoding 2,4-dihydroxyhept-2-ene-1,7-dioic acid aldolase — translated: MQRYEEAKKRIRGSIAPIITPFFEDGTLDLDSLENLINWHIESGSHGISVTGTTGEPSSLTIDERVRVMERAKDAVGGRVPFVPGSGSTNHEETLYLTKKAEELGADAALVIVPYYNKPSQHALYKHFKAVADSVSIPIIVYNIPGRTGTNLEVKTLARLNEDCPNIIGVKESNKDFEHVNRVLLNCGRDFNLYSGIELLCYPMLAIGGAGSISATANIAPGKVAELHDAWFEGNHEKALSLHYELMPLNDVLFRDTNPAPVKAALGMLGKIKPVLRLPMDVPSKEIQDEIRQVLRQYVEVSVE
- the hpaE gene encoding 5-carboxymethyl-2-hydroxymuconate semialdehyde dehydrogenase — encoded protein: MQNQTVKQEGALLHKKVEDIKLYINGQFVEAKSGSTIENVNPFTNEAINLTAEGRQEDIKNAVEAAKDAFEKGPWGYMKQSERMKYINRIADLIDEESAELAYLESLDTGLPIAQTKKMAARAAENFRFYARMVESRLHGESYPVGDEFINYTVYKPLGPVGLITPWNAPFMLTTWKVAPALATGNTVILKPAELSPLTANKLAEIIHKAGVPEGVFNVVHGYGETAGASLVAHPDVKAISFTGETVTGSTIMKNAADTLKKTSMELGGKSPLIVFEDADFDKALDAAVWGIFSFNGERCTANSRVFLHKNIKDRFIAALKERVENIIIGDPLSGSTQLGPLIDQGHFNKVTQYIEIAKQEGCEVIQGNVPEEFSKGNFVPPTLLLNAKNEMKVCQEEIFGPVMAVIEFESEEEVVRAANDVKYGLAGYVWTNDIKRGHRVAQAIDAGMIWINAQNVRDLRIPFGGMKQSGLGREGGHYAIFEFYTEPKAIHVAIGDIHIPQFGKKK
- the hpaB gene encoding 4-hydroxyphenylacetate 3-monooxygenase, oxygenase component; this translates as MPAKTGKQYIERLKKANNNVYIHGERVDDVTEHPAFKNVIESMAHLYDLQHEKPEKMLYTSPTTGDKVGMTFLQPKTIDDVIKRREAIQEWALTSGGMMGRSPDYLNAEVMAMGVSNDLFAEADPMFAENARKYYEYARENDISLTHTLIHPQVNRAKAQYEQKDANVALHLKEKTKDGIYVDGIRLLATQGGITDEILVFPSTVKKAGELDDPYSLAFVIPNNTPGLKFISRESFDYGKNKWDHPLSSRFEEGDAIVSFENVFVPWERVFVCGNSSICNRTFRETNAVVHMAHQVLAKNVVKTEFLLGVALSIMDAIGIDQFQHVQDKGTEIMLTLETMKSHLYRAENNAKLDKWGTMTPDFEALNAARNWYPRVYPRLVEIVRVLGASGLMGIPTEADFNHEEIGPIIHRGLQGKNLEGYERVQLFRLAWDMTMSAFGSRQMHYEYYFFGDPVRMGMAYFDGYEKEEFKQRVRDFLGKGSTTNFSKV